tctatctatatacgATTGCTAGAGTATATTGAAACGGGACAGAATAAATATTGCATGCTGCTTTCTGTAAAAAACCTTCCTACAGCTCCCAATTTAACCCTTACATGTTAAAAGCATGTATATCTGTCTGCATGTGGTGCTGGCACCAGGTTCGCTCCGATCTATGTTAAAGGCCTTCTATGGGAGTGGAACGAAACATCCATTTTTACTAATTTCTTACGCACCTAGGCTTATAGGCTCAGCAGTCCATTGCCATACTTCTCACTTATGCATCTTTCTTAAGGCCGAAAAATTTGCAAATAGAGTCATAGTCCGCATTCCCGTTAAGGAGCTTCCCCTGAACGAGATTTGCTCCATGCACTGTATGATGAGAAATATgcctccctcttctttcaaTGCAATagattcctcctccacgGTCTGACTCGGTACGATGaggcttttcttctcccctaCTCGTCCCCATGTTCCGATTGACTATGTGCTGTTCGTTCTTGGCAGACGGCGCATTTATTCCCGAGGAGGCAGCAAGGTTGAAATCCTGTGATGTGCCGTTTACCATCACCCAGTCATCCTCAATTCGTTTGAGGGCTTTCTCCTTAATGGGCAGAATAAAACTAATCAGAAATCAAAGTGTATAAAATATCGGGTCGTCTCACTTACTGGTTGCTGATTCATGTTGGACAGAATCAGCGATGAATGTTCGGTAAGATGTTGTAGAGTCTATCTCTCAGCTGTTGGTGTATTAGTGtatgagagaaaagagaggtaATATATGAGTGAAAAAGTGGGTGCTCGAAACCTAATGTGATTCATGGTCACTTGAACTAACTCCTATTCCTTCTGAACTTCTCCCCATAGCGGGATCTCCGTTGCCGGCGGCAAACGAGatgagaggaggaaaaatgCCTTAATTTCAATAATTAAACTATAGGCCTTGGTCGCACGTAAATCACCGGCCTCCAGCTGAGCATGGGTCCAGTGCTAaattcttctccattgtgaCCCGACCATGCCAGCGCTTTGGTAAAACTTCCTATGTACATTCTAACCAAGAACGGAACAAACATCTCATTTCCACAGATACGATGAATAATCACAGGCCGTTGCTGGTAGCCTCGGTGTACATGGCTTTTATCGTCCTATTCTCCCCTACGCATCAAGTTGATAAAAGGGTTAAAATTAACGCCGGAGTTTCAAGTATATGAGCAGCAGAGAATATTATTGAACGTAAATTTCGTGCACTTGATTAGGTTATCAAACACTATCAGGAGTTAGGCTTGATGACTAACAAAGAAAGTTAGCGAAGCAGTCACCCCTGTCCGGCCTTGACCAGAGAAGCCTTCCTGACCCCACATCTTCGCATACATTTCTGAATGTCAAACAGCGCCCGCCATTGGTTAAAGAGTATTGTCCAGGCAGAGGCGGCCCTCCTAAAGAACGGACATCCCTATCTAGTAATAATAGTTCGATAATTACAATACTTTCTGATTGTGGTAAGTTCACCCTGAGAAAGCACTGGCGAGAGAAACGAACCCAATTTCCGAACAATCAAGAGATCTCCTAGCTGATCGATTCTACCCTATCGCCATCAGGTATCGCGGCCGTGTTCATGCAGGGCAAATATTCTACTCTAGCGAACGTCCTAGTGTTATCTACCTACTGTTCACACATAAACAGATTGTGCTTCTAGTTAAAGCTCGCAGAGGCAACTTCTATGGGCGGTCTCCTACCAGAACCCCTCTCTATCGTAATGACCCACCGGTTTGGCTCACTAGAACTTACACTGGTCATCGGATCATTACGGATGTCTATTACGAAGGAAACATTTTTGGACGCGATGTCCACACTACATTGACCCCTGGCTCCGAAGGGAACCAGATTACGCACTAATATCCATGTAGAATACCTATCACGACAAATTTTGCCCTACCAGGATGAAAAACTGGGTTTTATCCCCGTCTGGGTCCGTATAGTTTGCTAGTTTCTGGGGCCATTGCGGTGGCGGCCATTTATGGATGCGACCACCAATCTGGTGGGGTACGATCTAGCTCGATCAAGTCGATTGGCTTGGCATATCCTCACTACGTAGTGACCCACTTATCTTGAGACTCTTTCTATTATAGGTAATATAAatgtatcatcatcatacccTCTGCATGGTGATCCGGTTGGATTGTTTCTACTCTACCTAGCCCAAAAAGCCCGAGAACCAAAACGAAGCAATTATTAGGATATGGCTTCTAGGGACATCTCTATACGTTAAGAGTGATGTAATCTCGCAGCTACAGAAGTACCATCTGGCCATTTTTCAAAGGAGTACGGCCAACCCGGCACATTGTAGCAAGCACAGCACAGGCAAGAGACCCACAAAATATTCATAGCTGCTGGTATGAAGTTACCGTATCATCCGTCCGATGACATCTAATGTCTGTCATTCCAAACAGTCTATGTAGGATTGCCCACCACTTTTCAGTACACTGATTACCAGTCACATGACGGATATGGATCGGCACCTTCCCCGTTTGTTCTGTTGAATCTTACTCAAGAAACGTAGAAAGGGATAAGCTAAAGAACCCATAACCTTGCGCATACAAACGTGTAGCGTACTGAGGTCTATTTCCTTCCATGAGTAGCTaaggctttttcttcctccagacTCTACGCCAGCCTTGACATTACGCGGAAAGTCATCAGGAATACATACAAGTGTACATCTCAAATTCTAATTGCGTTCAAAACTCGCCCATTTATTATCATCACTCACAAggtatatattatttttcAATATGGATAGCCGAGCTAATGAACAGCCTTTCCAGTCTACAGAcgacctttctctcctttctcccacGCACTACAACTCCTGCGCCTGACGAATGGGTGCAGCTAGCGATATCGAATCCTAGCCCCATCTTGCTCGGATTATCTTGGGtatatcatcaacaacctcgtCCTGGGGGTCCTAGATAAGCTGCGGGGCCTTCATCATAGGGATACTCTCAGTTAGAAACAACATGGGAACTCCTGCCTTTCCTCAGCCAACACGCCACATGCATATCGTGCCTTCCAGTAACTTCCATGTTGCATCACATTTGACGGAGACAGATAACTCACAATGGCGTCATTATCCATATAATGAAGGTAACTCTGCGGGAAAACGTCGTGTTTGTGTTGTTCTTCCATCACCAATTCCACATGGGGATCCTGCTATGGCCAATTGCAAGTTGCCACTCCCTCTAGATGATCCATGTGATAGGCAAGGAGACTCTCATAGTCAAAGACATGCCCCTATGGAGGCACACCAGCCTTTTAGAGGTCCAATGAACGAGAAGCCCTTTGATCCAGCCCGGCACGCTGCGCTGCCTGAATATCAACCTCAGGTGTATTTTCCACAAGAACCACGCAGTAACAGCGATGCCCCGGCTCCACTACGTCCGCACTCAAAACCCCCAGCTCCATGTTCAACTCTCGTCATTCCTACTTCCCATGCCCTAGCATCGTACGATTCTGGCTCCTACCAAAGCCAGACCTATGGTACGCGTCAGCGCAAGGGTGCACGGGCACAACAGGTAAACTGGCTTTCATTACTCATATAGCGGCCTTTTGCATTTCCCTTCTATATTGAGAAATTTTATTGATGGATTTAGCTGACCCACTGTTGAAGGCTTGCGACAATTGCCGAACGAGGAAAGCAAAGTGCGACGAAGGCAGGCCGTCATGCAGTCATTGCAAGGATAATCGCCTAGGCTGCGTCTACAGAGAGTTCCTTCATCCAAAGTCTGTATTTCCAGGTCTTTCAGTTCAATACTCTATTATCAGCGGAAGACCACTGATAGATGATGTAGGTACGATAAAGGAACACAACTCCTCTTGGACCAAATACAGTCACTTGAGAAGGAAGTAATGTCTAAATTCGATCACTTAGATCAATGGAACACAGAGTATGGGAGCCAATTTAGCATAGTTCAGGCAAAGATTCAAGAGAGCTCTGCACCCAAGGCACCACGGACATCGATAGCCCCTGAGTCGAAGAATGACTCACTAGATATGCTGCAACGACTTAAGGCCAAAGACGATAATATTGCTACAGCTCAGAAGCAACTACCGGAGTGGAGTGGAGCAGCCACTGATCAACACATACGGCCTGGCAAGGATGATGAGCTTTCAATTCCTGTAGAGCATACGACAGCAGCTCATAAGTTGCTATTGTGGCCTTCTATCCAAAATTTACTTCTCCCAAGAAGGTATGATGACGATTACATAACAAAACTTGAAGAACAACGAGGTCTTATCTGTGTTTACGGCCGAGGGGAGGGAGATGAAACCAGTGAAGATAATAGCCCGTCAGCAGCACCAACAAACTCCAGTACGGGCTgcgatgaagacgagccATACTACGTGGCAGCCTCCCCTGGTGACCCCTGGGGTGTGGAAGCAAAGCAAGAGCAGGCTAAACTTGCAAACAAAGGGATTGATGAGAAGGGTATTCTAACCATAAATGCTGACGATGTTCACTGCTACCATAGAAGTTATATGAAACATATACACCAGCTTCACCCATTCCTCGGTCACGGCTTTTTGGAGAATATGATTAACAGGTTTATTAGGATTAACTGTCCTCAAACATGCTTTGCAGCAAACTCTGAAGTGCCTAATAAACACGCTAATAAGTTTCCTCGTGGTAGGAAACGGAAGCACTTATACGAAGACTTCAAAGGCACCGGATGCGATGTGCAATTCCATGCAGGGCAAGAAAGCTACCAACGCATTGAGTACTCGGTTCATAACGCAATTGTTCTCTTGGTCCTCGCCCTTGGCAGTATCTGCGAAGCCAACCCTGTTCCTGGGCCTGTGACAGACTACACTGTGGATTTTCGACAAGAAATGATACCTGGCCCCGCGGGATCGGACTATGGCCCTCACCCGCAAGGCAGTAATTATGTCACATTGCCCCCATTGACGGGTGGCCGGCGAACTGGAACGGGGAAACTTCCGAGACCGCAGGACAACCAAAACCTCAAAAATATTGATGTTATTCCTGGTCTGGCCTTTTACGCATACGCTACTCAGATTCTTGGAAGCATCCAAGGATCAAATGGCCTACTCCATATCCAAGCAGCCTTGTTAGCGGGACTTTATACAGGCCAGCTGGCGCACCCCTCCCAGAGTCACGGGTGGTTTCATCAAGCCTCCAGAGCTTGCGAAGTCCAGATTCGGTCGTACGTTTTGCCCTTTCCATTCAAGTGATAGTATGTGGTACTAACTTGATTCCCAGAAAGCGTTACAGGCAAATGCCTGATGGGCCTGTCAAAGACCTTTATGATTTTGCGTATTGGACATGTCTACAACTGGGGAGGTATGATGGCTCCTGCGATCTTCCCATTCCGTTTACTCCCTTGTACAATATCTTTCACATACTAATCTTATGCCTAGCGAAATACCAGCAGAGCTTGACCTTCCTGCTAGTGGTATATCGCGACTACAAGATTTTATTTCTCTACCAAAGGGTCGGTTCACCTTGAACCTCCCCAATGAAATTTCTGCTCCAAGTACAATGATTATGTTTTTTTACTCAGCTCAAATTTATCTGAGGAAGATTCTAAACTGTGTTCTCACGGATCTACACAAGGCTGATAGTAAGAAATAGACATCCGCAACTGTTTCCTAATTGAAGAATGCTGAGAAAATTGTCCACAGAGCAAAATATAACTCATTGGTCGTTACATATCCAAGAGGCTTTAAACACGAATCTCGAGTCGTGGCGAAACAGTCTTCCTCCAGCGATGAAGTGGAAAGACACCGATCCACCatcaaagaatatcaatgtCGCTCGGATGCGAGCTATGTACTACGATGCACGTTACATCATTCATCGTCCTTTACTATATTACGCCCTTCACCACTATCGACGAATAGATCTTTATACGCCACCAGATAGCCTGCCTTTGGAGGATACTGCTATAATTATTTCTAAACGTCAGGAGCTAAATTCTTCGCTAAACTATAACCAGCGTGCTGCAGATTTGACACAGCTATCAAGCGACAGAGACCCTTTATCTAGGTTTACTGGAATTGCGCATCGCAAGGCATATTAGGTCTAAGGAGATATGTCACACTTCCTGGGTGCTCTAACGTATAGCCTCTAACGTTTAGTCAGTTTATAGGGCAAGGCGAGTCTAACATGATTCATGGCTACCAGCCATGGTTGTAAATCTTGAGAATTCTATgcactttcttttctaagGCATTATACCTTGCCATTCACCAATAAGTATTACGTGACAAAATGCCCCCGGTATGTGGCTCGTCTAAAATAGGAAAAGATGTGTACAAGCCTATGTTCCT
This window of the Aspergillus oryzae RIB40 DNA, chromosome 8 genome carries:
- a CDS encoding uncharacterized protein (predicted protein), whose translation is MGTPAFPQPTRHMHIVPSSNFHVASHLTETDNSQWRHYPYNEGNSAGKRRVCVVLPSPIPHGDPAMANCKLPLPLDDPCDRQGDSHSQRHAPMEAHQPFRGPMNEKPFDPARHAALPEYQPQVYFPQEPRSNSDAPAPLRPHSKPPAPCSTLVIPTSHALASYDSGSYQSQTYGTRQRKGARAQQACDNCRTRKAKCDEGRPSCSHCKDNRLGCVYREFLHPKYDKGTQLLLDQIQSLEKEVMSKFDHLDQWNTEYGSQFSIVQAKIQESSAPKAPRTSIAPESKNDSLDMLQRLKAKDDNIATAQKQLPEWSGAATDQHIRPGKDDELSIPVEHTTAAHKLLLWPSIQNLLLPRRYDDDYITKLEEQRGLICVYGRGEGDETSEDNSPSAAPTNSSTGCDEDEPYYVAASPGDPWGVEAKQEQAKLANKGIDEKGILTINADDVHCYHRSYMKHIHQLHPFLGHGFLENMINRFIRINCPQTCFAANSEVPNKHANKFPRGRKRKHLYEDFKGTGCDVQFHAGQESYQRIEYSVHNAIVLLVLALGSICEANPVPGPVTDYTVDFRQEMIPGPAGSDYGPHPQGSNYVTLPPLTGGRRTGTGKLPRPQDNQNLKNIDVIPGLAFYAYATQILGSIQGSNGLLHIQAALLAGLYTGQLAHPSQSHGWFHQASRACEVQIRSKRYRQMPDGPVKDLYDFAYWTCLQLGRYDGSCDLPIPFTPLYNIFHILILCLAKYQQSLTFLLVVYRDYKILFLYQRLKFI